One window of the Mixophyes fleayi isolate aMixFle1 chromosome 6, aMixFle1.hap1, whole genome shotgun sequence genome contains the following:
- the PPA1 gene encoding inorganic pyrophosphatase isoform X2, with the protein MKQIMQIATKDPLNPIKQDVKKGKLRYVANVFPHKGYIWNYGAIPQTWENPSHIDDNTGFGGDNDPIDVCDIGSKVCERGEVIKVKVLGTLALIDEGETDWKIMVINVEDSEASLFNDIEDVRRLKPNYLESTVDWFRRYKVPDGKPENQFAFDAEFKNKDFAIDVIKCTHYQWKALVTKKTDGGEINCTNTTVEGSPFICKTGEAKAIVDAAPPCGSASPTPVDVDKWYYYQKN; encoded by the exons ATGAAGCAGATAATGCAG ATTGCCACAAAAGATCCTTTGAATCCAATTAAACAAGATGTAAAGAAAGGCAAACTGCGTTATGTGGCCAACGTTTTCCCTCACAAGGGCTATATATGGAATTATGGAGCCATACCACAG ACCTGGGAAAATCCATCTCACATTGACGACAATACTGGTTTTGGTGGCGATAATGACCCTATTGATGTATGCGACATTGGGAGTAAG GTTTGTGAAAGGGGAGAGGTCATTAAGGTTAAAGTCCTTGGGACCTTGGCATTGATCGATGAAGGAGAAACTGATTGGAAAATAATGGTCATTAACGTTGAAGACTCTGAAGCTTCACTTTTTAATG ACATCGAAGATGTCAGAAGACTGAAACCCAATTATCTGGAATCCACTGTCGACTGGTTTAGAAGGTACAAGGTTCCCGATGGAAAGCCAGAGAACCAGTTTGCTTTTGACGCAGAATTTAAAAATAAG GATTTTGCAATAGACGTGATCAAATGTACCCATTATCAATGGAAGGCGCTAGTGACCAAAAAGACAGACGGAGGAGAAATCAACTG CACCAATACCACGGTAGAAGGCAGTCCCTTCATTTGCAAGACCGGTGAAGCTAAAGCAATCGTTGATGCT GCACCTCCATGTGGATCAGCCAGCCCTACCCCAGTAGATG TGGACAAGTGGTACTATTATCAGAAGAACTAA